One segment of Bradyrhizobium sp. CB2312 DNA contains the following:
- a CDS encoding response regulator, translating to MAEISGTRVLLVEDEGLVALMIEDMLEELGLKVVASAAHVSKACELATKTSFDLALLDVNLAGELVFPVARILRDRKIPFLFSTGYGGPPLEEEFRDAPALGKPFSIEQLSEKLGTLLRHP from the coding sequence ATGGCTGAGATCTCCGGTACCAGAGTTCTCCTCGTTGAGGACGAAGGCTTGGTCGCCCTCATGATCGAAGACATGCTTGAGGAACTGGGATTGAAGGTGGTCGCCTCAGCGGCGCACGTATCAAAGGCTTGCGAGCTCGCGACAAAGACATCCTTCGATCTGGCGCTCCTTGACGTGAATCTCGCTGGAGAGCTGGTTTTTCCTGTAGCTCGCATCTTGCGCGATCGAAAAATTCCGTTCCTGTTCAGCACGGGCTATGGCGGACCACCGCTGGAGGAGGAGTTCCGGGATGCGCCCGCGCTCGGTAAGCCGTTCTCGATCGAGCAATTGAGCGAGAAATTGGGGACACTTCTGCGTCACCCTTAA
- a CDS encoding PAS domain S-box protein — protein MSNVEEFPLSLRRQPTELEALVAAGGAVLDAIPGAVYLCDAEGVLVAYNAEAVQLWGRTPDLAKKERFCGSRRPYLLDGTPLAHGDCPMATALRLGTPTRNAEVIMARPDGSRFTALVNIRTLRDHSGRIQGAINCFQDITGRKRVDEEVRQTTQDLEDFFENGAVGLHIVSSEGIILRANKAELDMLGYRPEEYIGRHVAEFHADAPTIGDILQRLSCGERLDRFPARLRARDGSVKHVLITSNSRFVEGKFVNTRCFTIDVTKLHASEEARQASETRLAATYEAASVGISEIDENGRFLRVNDSLCRITGRSRDELLGMTFFDYTDPDDRAEDAELYARQVRGDIANYTIRKRALRPDGSVRHLDIFSSSVRDTDGRFLYGVRVAQDVTATKQLEDRLREGEQRMRDLLEALPAAIYTTDANGRINFYNRAAVDMAGRTPLPGDEWCVTWKLYWPDGSPLPHSECPMAVALRENRPVRGAEAVAERPDGGRVPFIPYPTPLRDTAGNLVGAINMLVDISERKRAENAQKVLIDELNHRVKNTLATVQSLASQTARHAADLEEFLPTFTGRLLAFARAHDLLTQRNWQDAPFEKLVDDIVAPVSGGRVVTEGPHVDLDARTALSVTMVFNELLTNAVKYGALSLPDGSVSLTWRVGRDNQSTLECEWRERGGPPVTPPKRRGFGTRLMERCIEHDLAGEFDLVFEPEGARCRMVFPIMLPASNG, from the coding sequence ATGTCGAATGTCGAAGAATTTCCGCTCTCCCTTCGTCGGCAGCCGACGGAGCTCGAGGCGCTGGTCGCGGCCGGTGGCGCCGTTCTCGATGCCATTCCCGGTGCAGTGTACCTCTGTGACGCCGAGGGAGTCCTCGTCGCCTACAATGCCGAGGCCGTTCAATTGTGGGGACGAACACCTGATTTGGCCAAGAAGGAGCGCTTCTGCGGCTCCCGTCGACCTTATCTGCTCGATGGAACGCCGCTTGCACATGGCGACTGTCCGATGGCCACCGCTCTTCGCCTCGGTACTCCCACGCGCAATGCCGAAGTCATCATGGCGCGGCCGGACGGCTCTCGCTTTACAGCCCTGGTCAATATCCGCACCTTGCGCGACCACTCTGGCCGAATCCAAGGCGCCATCAATTGCTTCCAAGACATCACCGGACGCAAGCGGGTTGACGAGGAAGTCCGCCAGACAACGCAGGATCTGGAGGACTTTTTCGAGAACGGTGCCGTGGGGCTGCATATCGTCAGCAGCGAAGGCATCATCCTTCGCGCCAACAAAGCCGAACTGGACATGTTGGGGTATAGACCCGAAGAGTACATCGGCCGCCATGTTGCCGAGTTCCATGCCGACGCTCCGACAATCGGAGATATCCTTCAGCGCCTCTCATGCGGCGAGCGGCTCGATCGCTTTCCGGCCCGGCTTCGGGCGCGTGACGGCTCGGTCAAGCATGTGCTGATTACATCGAACAGCCGCTTCGTGGAGGGCAAGTTCGTCAACACACGTTGCTTCACGATTGACGTGACCAAATTGCATGCTTCTGAGGAAGCGCGACAAGCCAGTGAGACCCGGCTCGCCGCAACTTATGAGGCCGCCAGCGTCGGCATTTCCGAGATCGACGAGAACGGGCGCTTCTTGCGGGTGAATGACTCTCTTTGCCGTATCACCGGACGCTCACGCGACGAGCTGCTCGGCATGACTTTCTTCGACTACACCGATCCTGATGACCGGGCAGAGGATGCCGAGCTGTACGCGCGGCAGGTGCGCGGTGACATCGCGAACTACACCATTCGCAAGCGCGCACTCCGGCCTGACGGGTCGGTGCGGCATCTCGACATTTTCAGTTCATCGGTGCGCGACACGGATGGTCGCTTTCTGTACGGTGTGCGGGTTGCCCAGGACGTCACCGCCACCAAACAGCTGGAGGACCGCCTGCGCGAAGGCGAGCAGCGCATGCGCGATCTTCTCGAGGCGCTGCCGGCAGCCATCTACACGACCGACGCGAACGGCCGGATCAACTTCTACAACCGAGCCGCGGTGGACATGGCTGGGAGAACGCCGCTACCGGGCGACGAGTGGTGCGTGACCTGGAAACTCTATTGGCCTGACGGCTCGCCGCTGCCGCACAGTGAATGCCCGATGGCGGTAGCGCTGCGTGAAAACCGGCCGGTTCGCGGTGCCGAGGCGGTGGCCGAGCGCCCGGATGGCGGACGCGTGCCGTTCATTCCTTATCCGACGCCGCTGCGAGACACCGCGGGCAATCTGGTCGGAGCTATCAACATGCTGGTCGATATCAGCGAGCGTAAGCGCGCTGAGAACGCTCAGAAGGTCCTCATCGACGAGCTGAACCACCGTGTGAAAAACACGTTGGCAACGGTGCAGTCGCTCGCGAGTCAGACGGCTCGCCATGCTGCCGACTTGGAAGAGTTTCTACCAACGTTCACAGGACGCCTCCTTGCGTTTGCCCGAGCGCACGACCTGCTTACTCAGCGAAACTGGCAGGATGCCCCTTTCGAAAAGTTGGTCGACGATATCGTCGCTCCGGTGTCTGGCGGGCGGGTGGTGACAGAAGGGCCGCACGTCGATCTGGACGCGCGCACGGCGCTGAGTGTTACCATGGTCTTCAACGAGCTTCTGACCAACGCGGTGAAATACGGCGCGCTTTCCCTGCCGGATGGATCAGTGTCACTCACTTGGCGGGTGGGCAGGGACAACCAAAGCACGCTCGAGTGCGAATGGCGCGAACGTGGGGGACCCCCGGTGACGCCTCCTAAGCGGCGCGGATTTGGCACGCGGCTGATGGAGCGCTGCATAGAGCATGACCTGGCAGGCGAGTTCGATCTGGTCTTCGAGCCAGAGGGCGCACGCTGCCGCATGGTGTTTCCCATTATGCTTCCGGCATCCAATGGCTGA
- a CDS encoding transcriptional regulator — translation MTAKKPAEPSSEAIARSDRKRLAAEEGARALADVEKQAIHVRKNMARLREVREAKEAADAVLQAALPAPPPKKRPRKPRV, via the coding sequence ATGACCGCCAAGAAGCCGGCAGAGCCATCATCAGAAGCCATCGCGCGTTCCGATCGTAAGCGCTTGGCCGCTGAAGAAGGAGCGCGGGCATTGGCCGATGTCGAAAAGCAGGCCATCCATGTTCGTAAGAACATGGCGCGGCTTCGAGAAGTTCGTGAGGCCAAGGAAGCAGCTGACGCAGTCCTTCAGGCGGCGTTGCCAGCGCCTCCGCCGAAGAAGCGCCCGAGAAAGCCGCGGGTTTAG
- a CDS encoding DUF1488 domain-containing protein yields MTLTSGRFIAHEYDRMIVRFSMHNGAREISCAISTSAMDSLEGGPQVRPEQREAQFTRLRDRIEARAASKYRATEFEGTPPGIVLRGIDFRQ; encoded by the coding sequence ATGACATTGACCAGCGGCCGTTTTATCGCCCACGAATACGACCGGATGATCGTGCGGTTCTCTATGCATAACGGCGCCAGAGAGATTTCTTGCGCGATCTCAACCTCTGCGATGGACTCCCTCGAGGGTGGGCCGCAAGTCAGACCCGAGCAGCGGGAAGCCCAATTCACGCGCCTGCGAGATCGCATCGAAGCCCGTGCGGCAAGCAAGTATCGCGCGACCGAGTTCGAAGGCACGCCGCCAGGCATTGTGCTGCGAGGCATCGATTTCAGGCAGTAA
- a CDS encoding cold-shock protein, with protein MTTGTVKWFNGQKGFGFIQPNDGGNDVFVHISAVERAGLSGLGEGQKVNFETKTDKMRGKVSAENLSLA; from the coding sequence ATGACGACAGGTACTGTTAAGTGGTTCAACGGCCAAAAGGGCTTCGGTTTCATTCAGCCGAACGACGGCGGCAACGATGTGTTCGTTCATATCAGCGCCGTTGAACGAGCTGGTCTTTCCGGGCTCGGAGAGGGCCAAAAGGTCAACTTCGAGACCAAGACCGACAAGATGCGAGGCAAAGTCAGCGCTGAGAACCTCTCGCTGGCTTGA
- the rpsU gene encoding 30S ribosomal protein S21 — translation MQVLVRDNNVEQALRVLKKKMQREGVFREMKQRRSYEKPSERKTREKSEAIRRARKQARKQAIREGLLPAPPKKKPFERKPPLPEVKARAE, via the coding sequence TTGCAGGTACTTGTCAGAGACAACAATGTTGAGCAGGCGCTCCGTGTTCTCAAGAAGAAGATGCAACGAGAGGGCGTCTTCCGGGAAATGAAGCAGCGTCGCTCCTACGAAAAGCCCTCGGAGAGAAAGACCCGCGAGAAATCCGAAGCTATCCGACGAGCCCGGAAGCAGGCCCGGAAGCAGGCGATCAGGGAGGGATTGCTGCCCGCGCCCCCGAAAAAGAAGCCGTTTGAGCGGAAGCCGCCCTTGCCGGAGGTCAAAGCACGAGCGGAGTAG